In the genome of Calliopsis andreniformis isolate RMS-2024a chromosome 10, iyCalAndr_principal, whole genome shotgun sequence, one region contains:
- the LOC143185200 gene encoding mitochondrial ribosome and complex I assembly factor AltMIEF1-like encodes MRQITLKLYKDLLRYGQNLKYTDQNYFQRRIRNSFKENKSLTNQTEIEFQLQKGQKLLENQRVV; translated from the exons ATGAGACAAATAACTTTAAAACTGTACAAAGATTTATTACGCTACGGACAAAATTTAAAATACACAGACCAGAACTATTTTCAAAGGAGAATTCGTAATAGTTTCAAAGAAAATAAAAGCTTGACTAATCAAACAGAGATCGAATTTCAATTACAG AAAGGTCAAAAGCTTTTGGAAAATCAACGAGTCgtgtaa